The genomic DNA CACCTGCGGCCTGGTGATCAACGGGCTTGCCCACGGCTCACGCCCGGGGTGCACCACCTGCGAGCTGCGCATGCGCCACTTCAAGGACGGGGCCACCATCACCGTGGAGCCGTTCCGCGCGCGCGCGTTTCCGGTCATCAAGGATCTGGTGGTGGACCGCGGCGCTTTCGACCGCATCATGCAGCGCGGCGGCTACATCACCACCAACGCCGGGTCGGCGCCGGATGCCAACGCCATCCTCATCCCCAAGGATGCCCAGGAGGCGTCCATGGACTCGGCCGCGTGCATCGGCTGCGGCGCGTGCGTGGCGGCCTGTCCCAACGCGTCCGCGTCGCTGTTCGTGAGCGCCAAGATCACGCACCTCGCCCTGCTGCCCCAGGGGCAGCTGGAGCGCGAGCAGCGCGCGCTGAGCATGATCCGCCAGATGGACGCGGAGGGCTTTGGCAACTGCTCCAACCACGGCGAGTGCGAGGCGGTGTGCCCCAAGAGCATTTCGATTTTGAACATCGCGCGCATGCGGCGCGAGTTCTTTGGCGCGGCGTGCAGCGGGCCGTCCTCGCCCGGCGACGGAGAGTAGCCGCCGGGGCATAAGCGGACGGGCGTGTGGCCGCGGTGATATCTGTGGCTGAGAACGATGCCAGACCCGTCTTCATCGCCCGCGGACTCACCAAGATCTACCGGGTCGGCGAGGTGGACGTGCATGCCCTGCGCGACGTCGACCTCGACATCCTCCCCGGCGAATTCCTCGTCATTCTCGGTCCCTCCGGAAGCGGCAAGTCCACGCTGCTGAACATCCTGGGTGGGCTCGACGTTCCCACCAGCGGGACCGTCCACTTCCTCGACCACGACCTCACCGACGACGACGAAGAGGAGCTGACCCGCTACCGGCGCGAGCATGTGGGCTTCGTCTTCCAGTTCTACAACCTCATCCCCAGCCTGACCGCCATGGAGAACGTGGCGCTGGTGACCGAGCTGGCCGAGCGTCCCATGGATCCGTTGCACGCCCTGGAACTGGTTGATCTCTCAAGCCGCCGCGATCACTTTCCCTCGCAGATGTCGGGGGGCGAGCAGCAGCGGGTGGCCATCGCGCGCGCCATCGCCAAGCAGCCCGACGTGCTCCTGTGCGACGAGCCCACCGGCGCGCTGGACGTGGAGACCGGCCTGGTGGTGCTGGAGGCGCTGGCGCGGGTCAACCGCGAGCTCGACACCACGGTGGCGGTGATCACCCACAACGCCTCCATCGCCGGTCTCGCGCACCGTGTGGTGCGGATGCGCAGCGGGACCATCGCCGCCATCGAACGCAACGAACACCGCGCGGAGCCGGCGGACATCCGCTGGTAGAACCATGAGCATGCTGCACCGGAAACTTCGCCGCGACCTCTGGTACTACCGGGGCCAGATCCTCGCGGTGGTGCTGGTGATGGTGGCGGGAATCGCGCTCTTCGTGTCGCTGCGCAGCATGAACGGCTACCTGCGCACGTCCCTGGAGGACTACTACCGCAGCGAACGGTTTGGCGACGTGTTCGCGTCGCTGCGGCGCGCCCCCCTCTCGGTGGCCGGCGACATCGCCGCCATTCCCGGCGTGGCCGCCGTGGAGGCGCGCGTGGTGGCGGACGTGATCCTGGATGTTGCCGGCGCGGAAGAGGTGGTGACGGGGCGGCTGGTCTCGCTCCCGGATACGGGGCCGCCGGCCCTGAACCGGGTGGTGCTGGATCGCGGCCGTCTGCCCGTGCACCGCGGCGAGGTGGTGGTGAGCGCGGCGTTCGCGCGCGCCCATCACCTGGTGCTGGATAAACGCGTGGGCGCGGTGCTCAACGGGCGGCTGCAGCAGCTGACCATCGTCGGCATCGGCTACTCGCCGGAGTTCGTGTATGAGATCCGCGGCGGCATGGAGTTCTTCCCGGACAACCGGCGCTTTGGCATCCTGTGGATCGGGCGCCGCGAACTCGCCGGCGCCTTCGATCTGGACGGCGCGTTCAACGACGTGGTCGTGCGCCTGGAACGCGGGGCCGGCGAGCGTGCCGTCATCGACGCCATCGACGACCGCCTCGAACGATACGGCGGGCTCGGCGCGTACGGGCGCGAGGATCATCTGTCGCACCGCTTCGTGTCCGATGAGATCCAGGAGACGCGTGTCACCAGCATCTTCATCCCCTCCATATTCCTGGGGATCACCGCGTTTCTCCTCCACATCGTGCTGTCGCGGCTGGTGGGCGTGGAGCGCGAGCAGATTGCGGTGCTGCGCGCCTTCGGTTTTCCGGCGCGGCGCATCGTTGTGCACTACCTGGCGTTCGCGGCGGTGCCGATGACGCTGGGCGCGGTTGCGGGCGGGGGGCTGGGGTTATGGCTGGCATCGGCCCTGGCCGAGATGTACACGCGCTTCTTCCAGTTTCCACACGCGGTGTACCGGCCGGACCCGGTGGTATTCGCCATGGCGTTCGGCGTGAGCGCGGCGGCGGTGCTGGCGGGCAGCGTCAGCGCGGTGCGCGCGGTGTTGCGGCTGCCGCCGGCCGAGGCCATGCGGCCCCAGGCGCCGCCCGTGTACCGCCGGGGCGTCGTCGACTGGCTCGGTATCGGGCGGCACGTGGGGCCGGAGGCGCGCATGGTGGTGCGGGGCCTGGAGCGCCGGCCGGTGAAGACGCTGCTCTCGGCGCTGGGCATCGCCTTTGCACTCGCCATGGTGACGACGGGACGCTACAGCTACGATTCCATCGACCGCCTCAAGGACATCCAGTTTCACCGCGCGGACCGCTCGGACGTGTCGGTGCTGTTCAACGAGCCGCGCACGCCTGCGGTGCGCTTCGAGCTGGACCGGCTGCCGGGGGTGACGCGCAGCGAGCTGTATCGCGTGGCGCCGGTGCGGCTGCGCAACGGTTCCCGTGTGCACACCACCGCCATCTTCGGGCTCGAGGCGGGTTCGCGGCTCAGGCGCCCGGTCGACGCCGCCGGACTCTCCTTCGACGTGCCCGCGGACGGCCTCATGCTCACCGCCGCGCTGGCCGACATGCTCGGTGCGCGCACCGGCGACGAGGTCGAGGTGCACTTCATGGAAGGGGAGCGCCGCACCACGGTGGCGCCGCTGGTGGCCACGGTGGATGAAATGGTGGGATCGGTTGCGTACATGCAGCTCGACGCCCTGCACCGGCTGGCGCGCGGACCGGTGCAGGTGAACGGCGCGTTCATGCGCGTGGACGCCGACCGCCGCGCGGACACCCGCCGCATCCTGGCCGGGCGGCCCGGGGTGGGCGGCGTCACCGAACGCCGCGCCATGCTGGCGAGTTTCGAGAAGACGGTGGAGGAGAGTTTCGTGATCTCCCTGGTGACGCTGCTGGTCTTCTCCGTGCTGATCGCGGTGGGGATCGTATACAACAGCGGCCGCATCGCTCTCTCCGAGCGCGCGCGCGAGCTGGCCAGCCTGCGCGTGCTGGGTTTCACGCGCCGCGAAGTGGTGCGCATGTTCCTCGGTGAGCAGGCATTCCTGGTGGGGGTGTCGCTTCCCTTCGGGATGGTCATCGCGTACGGGTTCTGCTGGCTCATCTCGGCGCGCGCGCAGTCGGAGCTGTTCCGCCTTCCGCTGGTGGTGGAAACGAAGAGTTACCTGGCGGGCATCGTGGTGGTGCTGGTGGCCGCCGCGCTGACCGCGCTGGCGCTGCGCCGCCGCGTGGAACGGCTGAACCTGGTGGAAGTACTCAAGGCAAGGGAGTGAGAAGAATGCGTCGACCCCTCCGGCTCGTGTTGCGTATTGGCGTCCCGCTTCTGGTGGCGATCGTGGTGTGGTTGGCGTTGCGCCCGTCGCCGGTCCCGGTGGAGACCGCGGTGGTGGATCGCGGCCGCGTGCAGGTGACGGTGGAGGAGGAGGGGGAGACGCTGGTGCACGACCGCTACCGCATCACCGCGCCGGTCACCGGGCAGTTGCGGCGGCTGACGCTGCGCCAGGGGGACGCCGTGAGCGCCGGCGACGTGCTCGCGCAGGTCGAACCGGCCCCGCTGGGGACGCGGGCACTGGAGGAGGCGCGCGCCCGCCTGGCGGCCGCGATCGAGGCGCAGCGCGCGGCGAAGGCAACGCTGGAACGCGCGCGCGCGGCGTCGCAGCAGGCCGAGCGGGAGCGCGAACGCGCCGCGCAACTGGTCAAGGACGGCCTGATTGCGGTGGAGGCCAGGGAACGCGCGGACCTTGCGGCGCAGACGGCGGCGCGAGAACTCGACGCGGCCAGCCACAACGAGAAGGTTGCGGCGTACGAAGTGGCGCAGGCGCGCGCGGTGGTGGAGCCGCGTCCGGGCGCCTCCGCCATCACCCTGTCCTCGCCGGTGGCGGGTTGCGTGCTGCGCATCGACGATCCCAGCGAACGCGTGGTTGCCTTTGGCGCACCCATCATGGAAATCGGCGACACCTCGCACCTGGAGGTGGTCGCGGACCTGCTCTCCAACGACGCGGTCCGGGTGTCGGTGGGGGATACGGTGGAGGTGCACGACTGGGGCGGCGACTCCACGCTGGTGGCCGTGGTCGACGTGGTCGAGCCGTCGGGGTTCACCAAGATCTCTGCGCTGGGCGTGGAGGAGCAGCGCGTCAACATCCGGGCCATGCTGGCCAACCCGCCGCGCCAGCTGGGCGACCGCTACCGTGTCATGGTGCGGGTGGTGTTGTGGCGCGGGAACGACGTGCTGCGCATTCCGCGCGGCGCGGCCATCCGCACCGGCGCCGGGTGGCACGCCTTCGTGGTCGAGGGCGGTCGCGTGCGGGAGCGCGTCATTCGTGCGGGCCGGCAGGGCAGCGGGTTCGTGGAAGTGCTGGACGGACTCGCAGCGGGGGACATGGTGGTCATGTATCCCGACGAGCGCGTTCGCGACGGCGCGCGGGTCCGCTCCGCGCGGCCCTGACCGGGTGTCTCCGGCTCCGGTGTTGTGGAGGACGGCGCCGGTCTGCTAGTGTTGCCGCACTGCGCCCCCTCCCATGCTGAACACTCTTTCCAATCGAACGCTGCGGCTGCTGCTCGCCGCCCTCGCCCTCGCGGTGCGCATCCCCTTCGCGGGCTACTTCGACTTCGTCAGCTTCGACGGCACCTTCTATCTCAACCAGGCAAAGGCGCTCCTGCAGGGCTCGCTCTCCGGCGGCGCGTTTCCCATTGGCTACCCGCTCATGGTGGCACCGGTGCTGGCCATCGTGCGCGACCCGGTGCGCGCGGGCATGATCGTGTCGCTGCTCGCGGCGGTGGGGACGGTGCTGGTGTTCTTCGAACTGGCGCGCCGCCTCGCCAACCGCACCGACGCCCTCATCGGCGCCGTGGTGCTGGCCGCCACCCCGCTGTTCATCCAGACCTCGCTGCTCACGCTGTCCGAGTCCGCCTACGTGTTCTGGGTGATGCTCACCCTCGCGCTCTTCGGCGTGGGCCGCTTTGGCCTGGCGGGGCTGGCCATCGGTATGGCGGCGGCCACGCGCCCCGAGGCCATCGCGGTGGCGGGAACGCTGGGCGCCATTCTGCTGGTGCGCTGGCTGCGTGCGCGCCGGCCGGCGCCGCGCGTGCTGCTGCTGTTCGTGGGGTGCTTTCTGGCGGTGTACGCGGTGAACATCGCGGCCATGTCGGTGCCGCGCGGCGGGCTCACCGTTCTGTCGCGTTCGGGCGCGTTCGAGTCCAAGGCCACACCGTGGATGTTGCGCGAGTCGTCGGTGGACTACGAGGGCAAGGCGATCCTGGAAGAAGCCGCGCGCCGGAGCGTCACCCAACTCGACCGCACCTCGGAGTACGCGCAGCGCCTGCCGCGCGACCTGCTGCACCTGTTCATGCAGACGCTGCCGCTGCTGCCGCTGCTGGCGCTTTTCTCCCGGCGCGCGACGTTCGTGCTGGCCGCGTTTGTGCCCATCTTCTTCATACCGCTCTTCACCGAGGACCGCGGCATCCTGCGCTGGATGGTGCCCTACCTGCCGCCCATGATCCTCTACGGCATGATGGGGGTTGCGGCCATCGCGCGGCCGCGCCTGCGCACGCTGGCGCGCGCGGCGGTGGTATTGACGGCTCTGTTCGCGTTCTTCGTGAACCGCGGCGTGCTGCGCACGGGTCTGGAAGACGAGATGCGCCCGGTGAAGGCGGTGGCGCGGAACTTTGCGTCGCGCGTGTCGCCGGGCGATTTCATTGCCGACCGCAAGCCCTACTTTGCCTTCTACGCCGGCGGGCGCTACCGCGAAATCCCCATCGCCCCGTGCGGCGAGGCGGTGGCCAGCCTGGCCGCGGACAACGTGCGCTACCTGTCCCTGTTCCAGCCCGTCATTCACAACCTGCGCCCGGCCATGCGCCCGCTGGTGTACGACATGGCCGCCATCCGGGGTGAGCTGCGCTATAAACAGGTGCTCTTCGACCGCTCGGGGCAGATCGTGTATCAGCGTGTGCTGGACGAGGAGCCCATCACCGACCGGCCGCTCACCAGCCCCGACACCACCGCACTCGCGCCGGCGTGGTCGCCGGACGGAAAGACCATCGCCTTCCGGCGCTTCACCAAAGACGGCGACGGCGAGATCTGCGTGATCGCCGCCGCGGGGGGTACGCCGCGTGTGATCATGAAAACCGGACGCATCGCGGACTTCCTCTCCTGGTCGCCGGATGGAAAGCGCATCACATTCTCGCAGGTGACCGATGACAACCAGGATATCGCCGCGGTGGATTTGGCCACGGGTCGGGTGGAACGCCTCACCCGCGACCCATCGCGCGACTACGCGCCCTCGTGGTGTCGCGACACGGGCGAGATTGTGTTTGGTTCGGACCGCAACGGCACGCCCGGGGTATGGTTGCTGGCGCGCCCGGGTGTGACACCCACGCTGCTCTCCGGTGACATGCCCGCGGGGCCGCCCAGCATCTCGCCGCGCGGCGACGTGGTCACCTGGCTCGACGGCGTGGGACGCCTGGTGCTGCTGGACCGCGCCAGCGGCCAGCGCGTGGTGGTGGCCGAACCGCGCGGCATCCTGGCGCCGGCGGCGTGGCACCCGGATGGCAACGTGTTGGCGGTGGCGGCCTACGACTGGGGGGTGGCGGAGATTTATCTCATTCGTGTTACCGACGGCCGCGCGCTGCGCGTCACCAACCGCATCCGCGGCAAGAGCATGCCCGCCTGGAGCGCGGACGGCACCGAGATCGCGGTGGCGTCGGGAGAGAAGAGCGACGTGTCGCTCATCGTGCTGGGAACGCTGACGCCGTACCTGGCACGGCTCCACGACGACGACGACGTGGGCGCATTCCAGCGCCCCGACGACACCCGCGGCGAACCGCCGGCACCGCGCTAGCGCGGCTTCACTCGCCGGCGTTCTTCATGTACACGGTGCGGATGGGGAAGGGAATTTCGATTCCCTCCTGGTTGAAGCGCTTGTGGATGGCCTTCACCAGCTCGTGCGTGGCAAGGTACTGCGCGGGGAAGTTGGTGCACTGGATGACGAGGTTGAAATTGATGCTCGAGTCGCCGAATGCGTTGAAGCGCACGGCCGGCTCAAATTCCTTTACCGTCCCCTCCACACGCTCAATCACTTCCTTCGCCACCTCGATGGACACCCGCTGCACCTTCTCCAGGTCGCTCGCGTAGGAGACCCCGATACCCAGCACCACCCCGAATGGCTCGCTGGGGAGGGCGTAGTTGATAATGATGGCGTCGGTCATCTTGGTGTTGGGAACCACCACCAGGTTGTTGCGCACCATGCGCAGGGTGGTGGAGCGCCAGCCGATGTCGTGGACGAAGCCCTCCTGGCCGCTGTCGAGCTGAATGAAATCCCCGGTGTTGATCTCCTTCAGCGCCAGCAGCTGCAGGCCGGCGAAAAAGTTTGCCAGCGTGGGCTGCAACGCCAGCGCCACCGCCAGACCACCCACACCCATGGCGGTAATGAGGGGTGCAATCTGGATGCCCATGGTCTGGAAGATGACCAGAAGACCGATGCCGAAGATGATGACGTTGACCACGATATTCGCCAGGCTGGCCGACGATGGCACCACCTTGTAGGCGTAGTGAACCGCGAGTCCGCTGGCCAGGCGCGCCACCACGAACACGGACAGCAGCATGACCGCGATGCGCATGCCGGTGGTGAGCTGGTTGTCGATGTTGTCCGGGAGTGGCACGGATGGCAGCGCCATGTAGATGCCGACAAGCAGGAACGCCCACACCGCCACGCCCTTGACCGAGTTGACGATGACGTCGTCCAGTTTGCCCTCGGTGGTGGTGGCGAGCTTGCGCAGGCTTCCCAGCAGCACGCGATCCGCGATGAAGCCGACGATGAGCGAGAGCGCCACGATGCCGCCCGCGGTCAAGAGCTCGCGCGTGGTGGCGGACATGCCGCTAAAGATGGAGGCAAACACGAAGACCATGCGCAGAATCTATCGCGAACGCGCCGCGCGATCAAGTGCCACCGCGGGACTCTTGACGGAAAGCGAGAAGAACCCCTCGGAGATGGTGCGCGTGCCCGCGGGATCGCTGTTGGACACGTCGCCCATGTTGAAGGAGATCCCCTTCATGGTGCCGGTGAGCACGTTCTCGTCGCTGAACGTCAGCCGGAACGTCCCCGCCGTCACCGCCAGCGACTCGATGGGGTCGCCGCCGTCGGGCGCCTCTTCGTAGTAGAGCCACACGTTGTCGGGGTCGGCGGTGGCCTCGCCCACGGTCGACACCGGGGTCAGCGACACCGGGAAGTCCGCGCGCAGCGCAAACACCATGCGGATCTGGAACACACCGGCGGCGGTGCTCATCTGCCCGGACACGTCGTAGCGGTTGGAGGTGGTGAGCACCACCGAGACGTCGCCGTCATCCAGGCAGAACGCGACGGGGCTCGAACGCCCCACGATCTTCGCGCCCAGCCCGGTGTCGACAGTGCACAAGCGATCGTTTGGCTGGACGGGGTCGTTGCCCTCGCACGCCAGGCAGAGTGCAAGGCACAGCAGCAGGCCGAGTTGGCGTCGGCCCCGGGATGCCGGGTTGGTGCGGGTGCGGGTGTGCGGTATCATTGCACTATAATAGAGGGCGGACCGGCGGCGCGCAATGTTCCCCGGCCGGCCGCACTGTTACCGGGAGTATCCCATGGTGTTCCGTTGTTGCGTAAACATCCGGCGGCCGGCTGGCCCGGCCGTGCTGGCGGTGGCATGTGCCCTGATGGTGGCGGCCGCGGCCCCGCCCACGGACGAGGAGATGACCATGAAGCGCAAGCAGATGGTTGAGAAGCAGATGGAGCGGCGCGGCATCACCGATGCGCGCGTGCTGGAAGCGCTGCGCGCGGTGGAGCGTCACCGCTTTGTCCCCGAGACCGCGCAGGAGGACGCGTACGAGGACTACCCGCTGGCCATCGGCTTCGGGCAGACCATCTCGCAGCCGTACATCGTGGCGCTCATGACCGAGTCCATCGAACCGAAACCGGGTGACCGCGTGCTCGAAATCGGCACCGGCTCGGGATACCAGGCGGCGGTACTCTCGCTGCTGGTGAAGGACGTGTACTCCATCGAGATCGTGGAGGAGCTGGGCCTCGCCGCCGCCGAGCGGCTGGCGCAACTGGGCTACGACAACGTGCACGTGCGCGTCGGCGACGGCTACCAGGGCTGGCCGGAGCACGCGCCCTTCGACGCCATCGTCGTCACCGCCGCACCGCCGGAGATTCCGCAGGCGCTGGTGGACCAGCTGGCCGAAGGCGGGCGCATGGTGATCCCGGTGGGGACGAGCTACCAGGAACTGCTGATGGTGGAAAAAAAGAACGGCAAGGTATCCCGGCGCGTGATCACGGTGGTACGCTTCGTGCCGATGGTCCCCGAGAAGAAGTAGGGGAGACGGCACCGATGATACTGAACGTGGACAACCTTGCAGTCGAGGTGCGCGCCGGAACGCCCGCCGATGTTCCGTTGCTGTTGACGTTCATCCGCGCGATGGCTGAGTTCGAAAAGCTGACCGCCTCCGCCACCGAGGCCTCGCTCCGCGACGCACTCTTCGGCGAGGATGCGGTGGCCCACGCGCACCTCGCATTCGTGGATGGCAAACCCATCGCCTACGCCATCTACTTCTTCTCCTTCACCAGCATGATGGGCAGACGCGCGCTGTGGCTCGACGATCTGTTCGTCGACCCCGCGTTTCGCGGCAAGGGCATCGGCAAGGCACTCATGGCCTACCTGGCCGGCATCGCGGTCAAACACAAGTGCGCGCGTTTCGAGTGGATCGTGCTCGACTGGAACACATCGGCAATCGAATTCTACCAACGCCTCGGCGCCGACGTCCTCCCCGACTGGCGCATCTGCCGCGTCGACGAGGCGCAACTGCCGCGCATCGCCAGCGGGCTGGTCGTTTCGACGGACGCCGACTAACGGCTCATCACGCCGCGGGGGAGTCGCCGCGGCGCACGGTGACGACGGTGTGGATGCCGCCGCGAACCAGGAAGTCTCCCACCACTTCGATGAAGCGCGGCTTCACGGCGGCGGCGATGTCGTCCAGGATGCGGTTGGTGACGGCCTCGTGGAAGGCGCCCTCGTTGCGGTATGACCACAGGTAGAGTTTGAGCGACTTGAGCTCCACGCAGTGGCGGTCGGGCACGTAGCGGATGCGGATGGTGGCAAAGTCGGGCTGCCCGGTGCGCGGGCACAGGCAGGTGAACTCCGGGCACTCGAACGAGATCAGGTAGTCCCGGTCGGGCTGCGGATTGTCGAAGACT from Candidatus Krumholzibacteriia bacterium includes the following:
- a CDS encoding GNAT family N-acetyltransferase encodes the protein MILNVDNLAVEVRAGTPADVPLLLTFIRAMAEFEKLTASATEASLRDALFGEDAVAHAHLAFVDGKPIAYAIYFFSFTSMMGRRALWLDDLFVDPAFRGKGIGKALMAYLAGIAVKHKCARFEWIVLDWNTSAIEFYQRLGADVLPDWRICRVDEAQLPRIASGLVVSTDAD
- the queF gene encoding preQ(1) synthase: MSTQPSRELEVFDNPQPDRDYLISFECPEFTCLCPRTGQPDFATIRIRYVPDRHCVELKSLKLYLWSYRNEGAFHEAVTNRILDDIAAAVKPRFIEVVGDFLVRGGIHTVVTVRRGDSPAA
- a CDS encoding succinate dehydrogenase/fumarate reductase iron-sulfur subunit, yielding MNFKLKIWRQTSAKAPGGFKQYSVEDIIPEMSFLEMLDHLNEQLVKLREEPVAFDSDCREGICGTCGLVINGLAHGSRPGCTTCELRMRHFKDGATITVEPFRARAFPVIKDLVVDRGAFDRIMQRGGYITTNAGSAPDANAILIPKDAQEASMDSAACIGCGACVAACPNASASLFVSAKITHLALLPQGQLEREQRALSMIRQMDAEGFGNCSNHGECEAVCPKSISILNIARMRREFFGAACSGPSSPGDGE
- a CDS encoding protein-L-isoaspartate(D-aspartate) O-methyltransferase, which encodes MVAAAAPPTDEEMTMKRKQMVEKQMERRGITDARVLEALRAVERHRFVPETAQEDAYEDYPLAIGFGQTISQPYIVALMTESIEPKPGDRVLEIGTGSGYQAAVLSLLVKDVYSIEIVEELGLAAAERLAQLGYDNVHVRVGDGYQGWPEHAPFDAIVVTAAPPEIPQALVDQLAEGGRMVIPVGTSYQELLMVEKKNGKVSRRVITVVRFVPMVPEKK
- a CDS encoding ABC transporter ATP-binding protein translates to MAENDARPVFIARGLTKIYRVGEVDVHALRDVDLDILPGEFLVILGPSGSGKSTLLNILGGLDVPTSGTVHFLDHDLTDDDEEELTRYRREHVGFVFQFYNLIPSLTAMENVALVTELAERPMDPLHALELVDLSSRRDHFPSQMSGGEQQRVAIARAIAKQPDVLLCDEPTGALDVETGLVVLEALARVNRELDTTVAVITHNASIAGLAHRVVRMRSGTIAAIERNEHRAEPADIRW
- a CDS encoding FtsX-like permease family protein; this translates as MLHRKLRRDLWYYRGQILAVVLVMVAGIALFVSLRSMNGYLRTSLEDYYRSERFGDVFASLRRAPLSVAGDIAAIPGVAAVEARVVADVILDVAGAEEVVTGRLVSLPDTGPPALNRVVLDRGRLPVHRGEVVVSAAFARAHHLVLDKRVGAVLNGRLQQLTIVGIGYSPEFVYEIRGGMEFFPDNRRFGILWIGRRELAGAFDLDGAFNDVVVRLERGAGERAVIDAIDDRLERYGGLGAYGREDHLSHRFVSDEIQETRVTSIFIPSIFLGITAFLLHIVLSRLVGVEREQIAVLRAFGFPARRIVVHYLAFAAVPMTLGAVAGGGLGLWLASALAEMYTRFFQFPHAVYRPDPVVFAMAFGVSAAAVLAGSVSAVRAVLRLPPAEAMRPQAPPVYRRGVVDWLGIGRHVGPEARMVVRGLERRPVKTLLSALGIAFALAMVTTGRYSYDSIDRLKDIQFHRADRSDVSVLFNEPRTPAVRFELDRLPGVTRSELYRVAPVRLRNGSRVHTTAIFGLEAGSRLRRPVDAAGLSFDVPADGLMLTAALADMLGARTGDEVEVHFMEGERRTTVAPLVATVDEMVGSVAYMQLDALHRLARGPVQVNGAFMRVDADRRADTRRILAGRPGVGGVTERRAMLASFEKTVEESFVISLVTLLVFSVLIAVGIVYNSGRIALSERARELASLRVLGFTRREVVRMFLGEQAFLVGVSLPFGMVIAYGFCWLISARAQSELFRLPLVVETKSYLAGIVVVLVAAALTALALRRRVERLNLVEVLKARE
- a CDS encoding mechanosensitive ion channel family protein → MVFVFASIFSGMSATTRELLTAGGIVALSLIVGFIADRVLLGSLRKLATTTEGKLDDVIVNSVKGVAVWAFLLVGIYMALPSVPLPDNIDNQLTTGMRIAVMLLSVFVVARLASGLAVHYAYKVVPSSASLANIVVNVIIFGIGLLVIFQTMGIQIAPLITAMGVGGLAVALALQPTLANFFAGLQLLALKEINTGDFIQLDSGQEGFVHDIGWRSTTLRMVRNNLVVVPNTKMTDAIIINYALPSEPFGVVLGIGVSYASDLEKVQRVSIEVAKEVIERVEGTVKEFEPAVRFNAFGDSSINFNLVIQCTNFPAQYLATHELVKAIHKRFNQEGIEIPFPIRTVYMKNAGE
- a CDS encoding glycosyltransferase family 39 protein, producing MLNTLSNRTLRLLLAALALAVRIPFAGYFDFVSFDGTFYLNQAKALLQGSLSGGAFPIGYPLMVAPVLAIVRDPVRAGMIVSLLAAVGTVLVFFELARRLANRTDALIGAVVLAATPLFIQTSLLTLSESAYVFWVMLTLALFGVGRFGLAGLAIGMAAATRPEAIAVAGTLGAILLVRWLRARRPAPRVLLLFVGCFLAVYAVNIAAMSVPRGGLTVLSRSGAFESKATPWMLRESSVDYEGKAILEEAARRSVTQLDRTSEYAQRLPRDLLHLFMQTLPLLPLLALFSRRATFVLAAFVPIFFIPLFTEDRGILRWMVPYLPPMILYGMMGVAAIARPRLRTLARAAVVLTALFAFFVNRGVLRTGLEDEMRPVKAVARNFASRVSPGDFIADRKPYFAFYAGGRYREIPIAPCGEAVASLAADNVRYLSLFQPVIHNLRPAMRPLVYDMAAIRGELRYKQVLFDRSGQIVYQRVLDEEPITDRPLTSPDTTALAPAWSPDGKTIAFRRFTKDGDGEICVIAAAGGTPRVIMKTGRIADFLSWSPDGKRITFSQVTDDNQDIAAVDLATGRVERLTRDPSRDYAPSWCRDTGEIVFGSDRNGTPGVWLLARPGVTPTLLSGDMPAGPPSISPRGDVVTWLDGVGRLVLLDRASGQRVVVAEPRGILAPAAWHPDGNVLAVAAYDWGVAEIYLIRVTDGRALRVTNRIRGKSMPAWSADGTEIAVASGEKSDVSLIVLGTLTPYLARLHDDDDVGAFQRPDDTRGEPPAPR
- a CDS encoding HlyD family efflux transporter periplasmic adaptor subunit; this translates as MRRPLRLVLRIGVPLLVAIVVWLALRPSPVPVETAVVDRGRVQVTVEEEGETLVHDRYRITAPVTGQLRRLTLRQGDAVSAGDVLAQVEPAPLGTRALEEARARLAAAIEAQRAAKATLERARAASQQAERERERAAQLVKDGLIAVEARERADLAAQTAARELDAASHNEKVAAYEVAQARAVVEPRPGASAITLSSPVAGCVLRIDDPSERVVAFGAPIMEIGDTSHLEVVADLLSNDAVRVSVGDTVEVHDWGGDSTLVAVVDVVEPSGFTKISALGVEEQRVNIRAMLANPPRQLGDRYRVMVRVVLWRGNDVLRIPRGAAIRTGAGWHAFVVEGGRVRERVIRAGRQGSGFVEVLDGLAAGDMVVMYPDERVRDGARVRSARP